A stretch of Pirellulales bacterium DNA encodes these proteins:
- a CDS encoding ferrochelatase, with the protein MSTHKYDALLVVSFGGPEGMADVAPFLENVLRGKNVPRERMLEVAEHYRRFGGVSPLNAQNRALIAALRDELDSHGPRLPIYWGNRNWHPLLPDTLGQMAADGVRRALAFFTSAYSSYSGCRQYLENIEQARAEVGPAAPRIDKLRTFFNHPGFIEPMIDRTREAIERIPTERSAGVRLAFTAHSIPLAMAQGCRYEPQLREACRLVAETVGREWELVYQSRSGPPSQPWLEPDIRDWLRSSKSQSENRLRRGGQSPLVPDHLAMVPAPQKGTVPGGSRLGSKMAGASDVVIVPIGFISDHVEVIYDLDMEAHAICDELGINMVRAATVGTHPRFVQMIRELIVERIDGNVERPALGTLGPSHDFCPDDCCPSGRPATRPV; encoded by the coding sequence ATGAGCACTCATAAATATGACGCGCTGCTGGTGGTTTCCTTCGGCGGGCCCGAGGGGATGGCGGACGTGGCGCCGTTTCTGGAGAACGTCCTACGCGGGAAGAATGTGCCCCGCGAGAGGATGCTCGAGGTCGCGGAGCATTATCGGCGGTTCGGCGGCGTAAGTCCGCTCAATGCGCAGAATCGCGCGCTGATCGCCGCGCTTCGCGATGAGCTTGATTCCCATGGACCGCGGCTGCCGATCTATTGGGGCAATCGCAATTGGCATCCGCTCTTGCCGGATACGCTGGGGCAGATGGCGGCGGATGGCGTTCGCCGGGCACTGGCGTTTTTCACATCCGCCTATAGCTCGTATTCCGGCTGCCGGCAGTATCTTGAGAACATCGAGCAGGCTCGGGCTGAGGTCGGGCCTGCCGCGCCGCGGATCGACAAGCTGCGAACATTCTTCAATCATCCGGGGTTTATCGAGCCAATGATCGACCGCACTCGCGAGGCGATCGAGCGGATTCCCACCGAACGCAGCGCTGGCGTGCGGCTGGCCTTCACGGCACATAGCATCCCGCTTGCGATGGCCCAGGGCTGCCGCTACGAGCCGCAGCTTCGTGAGGCTTGCCGGCTCGTCGCGGAAACTGTCGGGCGCGAGTGGGAACTGGTTTACCAAAGCCGCAGCGGGCCGCCGAGCCAGCCGTGGCTCGAGCCGGACATCCGCGATTGGCTACGGTCCTCCAAGAGCCAATCCGAGAACCGCCTGCGGAGAGGGGGACAGTCCCCTTTGGTTCCCGACCATCTGGCGATGGTGCCCGCTCCACAAAAGGGGACAGTCCCCGGCGGTTCTCGGCTAGGCTCTAAGATGGCCGGGGCGAGCGACGTGGTCATCGTGCCGATCGGCTTCATTTCGGACCACGTGGAAGTGATTTACGACCTCGATATGGAAGCTCACGCGATCTGCGACGAATTGGGGATCAATATGGTGCGTGCAGCGACGGTCGGCACCCATCCGCGGTTCGTCCAGATGATCCGGGAGTTGATCGTTGAACGAATTGATGGGAACGTCGAACGGCCGGCCTTGGGCACGCTCGGGCCGAGCCACGATTTTTGCCCGGATGACTGCTGCCCATCGGGAAGACCGGCAACGCGACCCGTGTAG
- a CDS encoding sulfotransferase, with product MAKEKRTTLPMRTPRPWHGMTPGVWFRLLAANRFAVSPTRIPMAIAISLVTWINLVLAWISEAIYGGRARRTPLGNPPLFVIGHWRTGTTLLHELLVQDRRFIYPTTYDCMAPRHFLLSAGFITRWLGWLLPKTRPMDDMAFGFERPQEDEFALMNLGVGSPYLEWAFPNRGVHTEFLTLQGISAEERKRWLCGMDWFMRRLNLKDTSARIVVKSPPHTARVKTILELYPDARFVHIVRDPRVVIPSSIRTWARMTDAVSLQIRGEQSLEDRVFDMFELMYGRFEQERGLIPEANFVELRYEDLVAEPLPRLDEIYRRLNLGDFETARPAVAKYLEGVKNYRTNKYELEERLAAKIRARCGDYLQRYGYAAPEPAGKATAANEHS from the coding sequence ATGGCGAAAGAAAAGCGAACGACGCTGCCGATGCGAACGCCGCGACCTTGGCACGGCATGACGCCGGGCGTGTGGTTCCGGCTGCTGGCGGCCAATCGCTTCGCCGTCTCTCCGACGCGGATCCCGATGGCGATCGCCATTTCGCTCGTCACGTGGATCAATCTCGTGCTGGCTTGGATCAGCGAGGCGATCTATGGGGGCCGCGCGCGGCGAACGCCGCTCGGGAATCCGCCGCTCTTCGTGATCGGGCATTGGCGGACCGGCACGACGCTGTTGCACGAGCTGCTCGTGCAAGACAGGCGATTCATTTATCCGACCACTTACGATTGCATGGCCCCGCGGCACTTCCTCCTTTCCGCGGGCTTCATTACCCGCTGGCTTGGCTGGCTGCTTCCCAAGACACGGCCGATGGACGACATGGCCTTCGGCTTCGAGCGGCCTCAGGAAGATGAATTCGCGCTCATGAATCTAGGGGTCGGTTCGCCGTATCTCGAATGGGCATTTCCCAATCGGGGCGTTCACACGGAGTTTCTCACGCTTCAGGGCATTTCCGCCGAGGAGCGGAAGCGCTGGCTATGCGGAATGGACTGGTTCATGCGGCGGCTCAATTTGAAAGACACTTCCGCGCGGATTGTCGTCAAATCGCCGCCGCACACGGCGCGAGTGAAGACGATCCTCGAGTTGTATCCCGACGCCCGCTTCGTACACATCGTGCGCGATCCGCGAGTGGTGATTCCTTCATCGATCCGCACCTGGGCGCGGATGACCGATGCAGTGTCGCTCCAAATCCGCGGCGAGCAATCTCTCGAAGACCGCGTTTTCGACATGTTCGAGCTGATGTATGGCCGGTTCGAGCAAGAGCGGGGATTGATTCCCGAGGCGAATTTCGTTGAGCTGCGTTACGAAGACCTGGTGGCCGAACCCCTGCCGCGGCTTGACGAGATCTATCGACGGCTGAATTTGGGCGACTTCGAGACGGCACGGCCCGCGGTGGCGAAGTATCTTGAAGGCGTGAAGAACTATCGGACCAATAAATACGAGCTGGAAGAGCGCTTGGCCGCCAAGATTCGCGCCCGCTGCGGCGACTATTTGCAACGATACGGCTACGCGGCGCCGGAACCGGCTGGAAAAGCGACCGCGGCGAATGAGCACTCATAA